Below is a genomic region from Rhodococcus sp. WMMA185.
TGATCGCCGACGTGATCGCAGCTGTCGCGAGCATCGATCCCGTGATGGGCGGTGTCGACCGATGAACAGGGTCCTCTCGACCAAGCGGTTGGGTCTCGCGTGGAGGGAAAGGGAGCGCAGCGAATGAGTGACGAGGCAGCGACACACGGCCTGGCTGTGACACCCGTGGGTGCAGCGAGCAGAGATCCTGTGTTCATAGAGTTCGGCCCCAGGCCGGAGGAGGAGACGCAACTGGTCCGGCCGGGTGCCCGCGAGGAGTATCCGCCGGATGTGCAGACGAGGCTCGAAGCCGACGCGGCATCGATCGTCGAGCGCTATCCGGATTCCCGATCCGCCTTGTTGCCGTTGCTACATCTCGTACAGGCGGAAGACGGGTACATCACCCCGGCCGGTATCGAATTCTGTGCCACCACGCTCGGACTCACCGGTGCCGAGGTGGCTGCGGTGGCCACATTCTATTCGATGTACCGCCGTGAACCGACGGGGGAGTACTACGTAGGCGTCTGCACCAATACGCTGTGCGCGATCATGGGCGGCGATGCAATCCTCGCCGCACTGGAAGAGCACCTCGATCTAGCCCCGGGCGGAACCTCCGAAGACGGCAAGATCACGCTCGACCACATCGAGTGCAACGCGGCCTGTGATTACGCCCCGGTCGTGATGGTGAATTGGGAGTTCTTCGACAACCAGACGCCGGAGTCGGCGAGTTCGCTGGTGGACGATCTGCGTTCGGGTGAGGCGGTTACTCCGAGCAGAGGAGAGACGCTCTGCACGTTCCGTCAGACCGCCCGCATCCTGGCAGGGTTTCCCGATGAACGCCCCGGAGCGGTCGAGGGCGGGATCGCGGGCGCACCTACTCTGGCCGGCCTGCGCGTCGCACGGGAGTTGGGTATGACGGCGCCGGACCCTTCGGAAGTAGAGGCTGCTACCACCGCGGAAGCACCACCACCCGCCGACAACGGACGCAAGGGGAACTGACATGCCACTGACCCCTGTCCTCAGCCGATACTGGGACGATTCCACCTCCTGGACCCTCGACACCTATCGTGGACACGGCGGGTACGAGGGCGCGCAGAAGGCGCTGCGCATGGACCCGGACGAGGTGATCTCCACCATCAAGGACGCGGGACTACGCGGCCGCGGCGGTGCGGGCTTCCCGACCGGGATGAAGTGGTCGTTCATCCCGCAGGGCGATGACAAACCGCACTACCTGGTGGTGAACGCCGACGAGTCCGAGCCCGGCACATGCAAGGACATTCCGCTGATGCTGGCCACGCCCCACACCCTGGTGGAGGGCATCATCATCGCGGCGTATGCCATCCGCGCCGGCCACGCGTTCATCTACCTGCGCGGCGAGGTGGTCCCGGTGCTACGGCGGCTGCAGGCTGCCGTCGTCGAGGCCTATGCGGCCGGCTACCTCGGCAAGGACATCCTGGGCACCGGTTACGACCTCGAGTTGGTGGTTCATGCCGGTGCCGGCGCATATATCTGCGGTGAGGAGACAGCGCTGCTCGACTCGTTGGAGGGGCGCCGCGGCCAGCCGAGGCTCAGGCCGCCGTTCCCAGCGGTCGCCGGGTTGTATTCATCGCCGACGGTCGTCAATAACGTCGAGTCGATCGCCAGCGTGCCCTCGATCATCGTGAACGGTGTCGAGTGGTTCCGGTCCATGGGTAGTGACAAGTCGCCCGGGTTCACGCTCTATTCCCTGTCCGGGCATGTAACCAGCCCAGGACAATACGAGGCGCCACTGGGGATCACGCTGCGCGAGTTGCTCGAATACGCAGGGGGCGTCCGT
It encodes:
- the nuoE gene encoding NADH-quinone oxidoreductase subunit NuoE translates to MTPVGAASRDPVFIEFGPRPEEETQLVRPGAREEYPPDVQTRLEADAASIVERYPDSRSALLPLLHLVQAEDGYITPAGIEFCATTLGLTGAEVAAVATFYSMYRREPTGEYYVGVCTNTLCAIMGGDAILAALEEHLDLAPGGTSEDGKITLDHIECNAACDYAPVVMVNWEFFDNQTPESASSLVDDLRSGEAVTPSRGETLCTFRQTARILAGFPDERPGAVEGGIAGAPTLAGLRVARELGMTAPDPSEVEAATTAEAPPPADNGRKGN
- the nuoF gene encoding NADH-quinone oxidoreductase subunit NuoF, whose translation is MPLTPVLSRYWDDSTSWTLDTYRGHGGYEGAQKALRMDPDEVISTIKDAGLRGRGGAGFPTGMKWSFIPQGDDKPHYLVVNADESEPGTCKDIPLMLATPHTLVEGIIIAAYAIRAGHAFIYLRGEVVPVLRRLQAAVVEAYAAGYLGKDILGTGYDLELVVHAGAGAYICGEETALLDSLEGRRGQPRLRPPFPAVAGLYSSPTVVNNVESIASVPSIIVNGVEWFRSMGSDKSPGFTLYSLSGHVTSPGQYEAPLGITLRELLEYAGGVRAGHRLKFWTPGGSSTPIFTDAHLDVALDYEGVGAAGSMLGTKALQIFDDTTCVVRAVLRWTEFYAHESCGKCTPCREGTYWLVQILRRLERGDGTEEDLEKLLDISDNILGRAFCALGDGAASPIMSSIEYFRDEYLAHFEQGGCPFDPHQSTLMAGVHA